AAGGGAGCTGATGCTAAAAAGCTTTTGGGATTGGACGATGTAGTTCTTGTTCTAGATTTAACACCAAATAGGTCTGACTGTTTAAGTATAATAAATGTAGCTAAAGAGGTAGCTGCAGTTACAGGAGACAGGGTTAAGCTTACTGAAGTTACAATGCCCCTTGATAGCAGCATTAATAATACAGTTTCTGTCCATATAGCTGATGAGGATTTGTGTGAAAGATATGTGGCCAGGGTTGTCAAGGACATAAAGATAATGCCATCTCCCATGTGGATGCAAAAAAGGCTTCAAGCAGCAGGAGTGCGTCCAATAAATAATGTTGTGGATATTACCAACTACGTAATGCTGGAAATGGGCCAGCCGTTACATGCCTTTGACCATGACCTGGTTGCCCAGCAAAAAATTATTGTGAGGCGTGCAAATAATGGAGAAGTTATAAAAACCCTGGATGAAAAGGACAGAAAATTACATAATGAAATGCTTGTTATAGCAGATCCCGAAAAAGCAATTGCAATTGCTGGTGTAATGGGTGGTTATGATACAGAGGTTACAGATGGTACCAAAAACCTAATCATCGAGTCAGCACATTTTCATCCAATAAATACAAGAAAAACATCCCGGGAGCTTAACCTAAGATCTGAAGCCTCTTTACGCTTTGAAAAGGGTGTAGACAAGGAAAGAATTGATGTTGCTGCCAATAGGGCATGTCAACTGCTAGTAGAGTTAGCTGGCGGAAAGGTTGTAAAGGACTATGTAGACAATTACCCAGTGAAACACTCTCCAACAACAATAGTTCTTAGGAGAAACAGGGTTAATACAACCATTGGTGTAAACCTTTCAGTTCACGAAATACAAGAGCTTTTAGAAAAAATTGAACTTGGGGTAGAAATTACTAATGAAGATACAATGACTATATCCATACCTAGCTATAGAGGTGATATTACAGGTGAAATAGACCTTATAGAAGAAATAGCTAGACTTTATGGTTTTGATAATATTCCAACAACAATGCCCTTTGGAACAATTGAAAGAGCTGTCAAGTCTAAGACTAACTTAATAGAGCAAATTGTAAGAAGTTCTCTTGTATCCTGTGGTTCCATGGAAATCATAACTTACAGTTTTATTAATGAAAATGCATATGATAGACTTAATATTCCTGAAGGTCATGTTTTGAGAAATTGTATAAAAATAGCCAATCCATTAAGTGAAGATGGGGCAGTAATGAGAACTACTCTTGTTTCCAATCTAATTGATGTCTATGTTAAGAATAATAATCGTCGAATAGAGGATGTTAACATATTTGAAATTGGTAGAGTATATGCTCCTACTAATAACTTATTGCCTCTGGAAACAAATATGTTGGGAGTGCTAATATCTGGAAAGGTGTGGAAGGGATGGAATTGGAGCACTATTCCATTGGATTTTTATTATCTCAAGGGAATAGCTGAACAAGTTGCTGATAGTCTCAACCTGAGTTTTGAATTTTTGCCAGAAGCAGAGATGGCATTTTTACACCCTGGCAGAGCAGCCCAGATTAGAGCTCAAGAAATCCCAATAGGTACTATTGGTGAACTGCATCCCCTTGTAAAGGAAAACTATAATATAGAAAACCCAGTATATCTTTTAGAAATAGACCTTAATAAAATAGTTGATCTATATGTTTCTCACATTGATTATAGGGAAATAGGAAAATACCCCACGGTTGAAAGGGACTTGGCCATATTACTTAAGGAAGACATTAATGTAAAGGAAGCTGAGAGGATTATAAAAGAATCAGGTGAGGAGCTCTTAAAAGATTTTCATGTATTTGATGTATATAGAGGAAAGCAGGTGCCTGCAGGGTATAAAAGCCTGGCCTTTTCATTGATATATCAATCAATGGATAAAACCTTGACAGATTTAGAAGTAAATGAGGTTCATGAGAGGATACAAAAGCATCTAGCTAAGGAGCTTGGTGCACAACTCAGGTAATTTTCCCCTTTAATAATTTAAAAATAAATGGTAATATTAGGCTAAGTATAGTAGAAATTTGTAAAAAGAGGTGGCATAATGACGGAAAATGGGGAAAAAAACCGAGTTAGAGTTTCTATATTTGGGCAAGAATACACAGTAATAGGAGATAAGTCTTCAGATTATATTGTTAAAGTTGCCGAAGAGGTAGATAGATTGATGAAGAAAATTCATCAAAGTAATCCGCATATGCCACAAGTAAAGATCGCTGTGTTATCGGCCCTCAATCTTGCTGACGAATTGACTAAAACTAGAGAGGATTATAGATGGCTTCTAGAAATAATTGAGGATGAAAAGAAAAAATGACGGAATAACCCGGTAACTTAAACACTGGGTTATTCTAAAAATTTATATTATGGTGATAATTAAATGACAAGTCATAGCATTCCTGAAGATATATTGCAGTTATTAGACTTACCAGGCATAGAAACAAAAACAATAAAGGAAATATATAAAAAACTAGAGATTAAGAACCTGGAAGATTTAGAAGAGGCTGCTAAAGAAAAGAGAATTCGGAAGCTGCCTGGAATGGGAAGCAAAACAGAGCTGGCGATATTACGTGGAATTGGTTTGCTTCACAATCCTCCAAATTCCTTTCCCCTTGGGGTAGCCACATATATTGGAAGAGACCTTTTACATATTTTAAAAAGCCTCAATACCGTAAAAAATGCAGCTGTGGCAGGTGAAGTAAGAAGAGGCCAGGAAATGGTTGAGAAAATTGAATTTGTTGTAGAAGCTGTAGAAAGAAACTTGATCAAAAGGGTTCTATCAAACCACCCTTTAGTCTGCAAGACGCTAGATGACAGTAAAAAGTTAAAGCTTTTAACAAAAATTAACCTGCCTATTTATATACATTTTTGCCAAGGTAGTTTCTTTGCATGCCTTCACTATTTTAGCGGAAATAAGGAGTATATGAACGAGTTTGCCAAGGAAATAGAAACGTTGGGGCTTGACTTGTCAAATATTACCTCAGAGGAAGAGATATATTTTAGAGCAAATATGCAGTTTGTCCCTCCGGAAATCAGGGAAACCCCTCAAGTCATTCAATGGGCCAAAGAGAATGACATACCTGATTTAGTAGATCTTAAAGACATTAAGGGTGACCTTCACATTCATAGTAATTGGAGTGATGGGGTCAACACAATAGAGGAACTTATAGAAGCCGCCCAAGAAAGGGGATATGAATTTATTGCTGTTACTGACCATTCCCGATCTTTAACGGTAGCAGGTGGCCTTTCAATAGATGAAATACATGAACAGCATAATATTATTTATAAGCTAAACGAAGCTTTAAGTGACTTTAAGGTTTTTACAGGAATCGAGGTTGATATCTTAAAAGCTGGAGATTTGGATTATCCTGATGAGATAATGGAACAGACAGATCTTATTATAGCTTCTGTGCATAATAATTTAAGACAAGATGAGGAAAATATAACTGCAAGGGTTGAAAACGCTATAAAAAACCCCCATGTTGATATTCTTGCCCATCCAACAGGTAGGATACTTGGAAGAAGAAGTTGTTCCCTTATTGATCTGGAAAGAATATTTATACTGGCAGAAAAAACGGGGACTGCAATGGAGATTAATTCATCCCCTGATAGGCTGGATTTAAACTCTGAAAATGTAAGACTTGCACAAATGTTTAATATCCCTATTGCAATTAATACTGATGCTCACAACATCAAATCTTTGGCTGACATTGAACTGGGCATTAAAACTGCAAAGAGGGGTTTGCTCACCAAACAATCAGTTATAAATACATGGTCAAAAGAGGATCTTGAAAAATGGCTCAAGAAAAAGAAATAACTAGAAATTTTTTTACTAATGACACTAAGACTGTGGCAAAGGATTTACTAGGATGTCTGTTAATCTATAATTCTTCCAAAGGTTTAGTTGGAGGATATATAGTTGAAACTGAGGCCTATTTGGGACATAATGATCCTGCATGTCATTCATGTAGAGGCAGAACAAAAAGAAACGAAGTAATGTTTCTTGGACCAGGACTGGTCTACGTATATTTGATTTATGGATTATACTATTGTCTAAATTTCACTACTGACCTTAAAGATAAGCCTGAGGCTGTTTTGATAAGGGCATTAGAACCAGTTACCGGAATAGAAATCATGCAACATAACCGGAATAGAATGGAGCTTAAAGAGCTTTGTAGTGGACCCGGTAAGCTGGCACAAGCCCTTGGAATTGACATGGAATTAAACGGAACTAGGATAGGCGATAAAATAACTATATATATGAGAACAAATGAATTAAAGAATCATATAGTAGCAACAACACGAATAGGCATATCCCAGGCTGCAGATTTACCTTTGCGCTTTTACATAAGAAATAATCAATTTATATCAAAAAAGTAGAGTATTTATTCATATTTAATTTTATAAGGAGTGATTAATTTGAAACTAATTGATATTTATCACTTAGCAGTTCAATTAGGCATTGAAAATGATCCTAGAGATAGTGAAATGGTAGAAAGAACAATGAGACTAGCAAAAGAAGAATTTCAAGACCTTAAAGAGGAAAGGAAGAAAGAGTTTGATCAGGATAAGCTCGAAAATCCATATGCCGATACCCGAATCCTTGTAGGCGAGGATGACCAGGAGATCAAGGGAATCCTTGCAGGTATCGATATGGAGGTAGGAGAAATTTTACTGGCTGATAGATTAAGAG
Above is a window of Desulfitibacter alkalitolerans DSM 16504 DNA encoding:
- the pheT gene encoding phenylalanine--tRNA ligase subunit beta, whose protein sequence is MRVSLNWVREYVNISITPEELAEALTRAGIAVDTIEYLGHEISEIFVGQIKEAEQHPNADKLTLCTVDVNEQYKDLQIVCGAPNVRKGQKVVIALPGANLPNGIKIRKAKIRGIESHGMICSGQELGIDESLIPEDQKNGILVLDEDVPKGADAKKLLGLDDVVLVLDLTPNRSDCLSIINVAKEVAAVTGDRVKLTEVTMPLDSSINNTVSVHIADEDLCERYVARVVKDIKIMPSPMWMQKRLQAAGVRPINNVVDITNYVMLEMGQPLHAFDHDLVAQQKIIVRRANNGEVIKTLDEKDRKLHNEMLVIADPEKAIAIAGVMGGYDTEVTDGTKNLIIESAHFHPINTRKTSRELNLRSEASLRFEKGVDKERIDVAANRACQLLVELAGGKVVKDYVDNYPVKHSPTTIVLRRNRVNTTIGVNLSVHEIQELLEKIELGVEITNEDTMTISIPSYRGDITGEIDLIEEIARLYGFDNIPTTMPFGTIERAVKSKTNLIEQIVRSSLVSCGSMEIITYSFINENAYDRLNIPEGHVLRNCIKIANPLSEDGAVMRTTLVSNLIDVYVKNNNRRIEDVNIFEIGRVYAPTNNLLPLETNMLGVLISGKVWKGWNWSTIPLDFYYLKGIAEQVADSLNLSFEFLPEAEMAFLHPGRAAQIRAQEIPIGTIGELHPLVKENYNIENPVYLLEIDLNKIVDLYVSHIDYREIGKYPTVERDLAILLKEDINVKEAERIIKESGEELLKDFHVFDVYRGKQVPAGYKSLAFSLIYQSMDKTLTDLEVNEVHERIQKHLAKELGAQLR
- a CDS encoding cell division protein ZapA gives rise to the protein MTENGEKNRVRVSIFGQEYTVIGDKSSDYIVKVAEEVDRLMKKIHQSNPHMPQVKIAVLSALNLADELTKTREDYRWLLEIIEDEKKK
- the polX gene encoding DNA polymerase/3'-5' exonuclease PolX, translating into MTSHSIPEDILQLLDLPGIETKTIKEIYKKLEIKNLEDLEEAAKEKRIRKLPGMGSKTELAILRGIGLLHNPPNSFPLGVATYIGRDLLHILKSLNTVKNAAVAGEVRRGQEMVEKIEFVVEAVERNLIKRVLSNHPLVCKTLDDSKKLKLLTKINLPIYIHFCQGSFFACLHYFSGNKEYMNEFAKEIETLGLDLSNITSEEEIYFRANMQFVPPEIRETPQVIQWAKENDIPDLVDLKDIKGDLHIHSNWSDGVNTIEELIEAAQERGYEFIAVTDHSRSLTVAGGLSIDEIHEQHNIIYKLNEALSDFKVFTGIEVDILKAGDLDYPDEIMEQTDLIIASVHNNLRQDEENITARVENAIKNPHVDILAHPTGRILGRRSCSLIDLERIFILAEKTGTAMEINSSPDRLDLNSENVRLAQMFNIPIAINTDAHNIKSLADIELGIKTAKRGLLTKQSVINTWSKEDLEKWLKKKK
- a CDS encoding DNA-3-methyladenine glycosylase, translating into MAQEKEITRNFFTNDTKTVAKDLLGCLLIYNSSKGLVGGYIVETEAYLGHNDPACHSCRGRTKRNEVMFLGPGLVYVYLIYGLYYCLNFTTDLKDKPEAVLIRALEPVTGIEIMQHNRNRMELKELCSGPGKLAQALGIDMELNGTRIGDKITIYMRTNELKNHIVATTRIGISQAADLPLRFYIRNNQFISKK